TAAAACCACAGAGGCAAAAGGAAGCGGATCACCAGAAAACGCTGAAGGCGCTCAACAAAAATGACGAAGTAGTTACTATAGGCGGGATCTACGGCACCATTATAAACGTAAAGAATACGAGCGTAGTCCTGCGCATAGCCGATAACGTAAAGATAGAAGTGCAGAAGAATGCTATAGCAGGCCTGCAAAAGACGACAACAGACGTAGCAGCTATAACAAAAGAATAGTAAGGATAAATTATGCCGCAGAAGATATGGCAAATACTGGAAGGTAACA
The Candidatus Omnitrophota bacterium DNA segment above includes these coding regions:
- the yajC gene encoding preprotein translocase subunit YajC, whose amino-acid sequence is MTPQQPTLGPFIVMGLIFFIFYFLIIKPQRQKEADHQKTLKALNKNDEVVTIGGIYGTIINVKNTSVVLRIADNVKIEVQKNAIAGLQKTTTDVAAITKE